In Bacteroides cellulosilyticus, the genomic stretch AAACAGCGAAGTTATGGGAGCCGTAGACCAGGCTGTAGGTGAAGCACTGAACTATTATCTGGAAGAGCATCCGAAGGAAGCCAAGATGGTGGTAGACAAAGTGATTCTGGCCGCACAGGCACGTGTTGCCGCACGTAAGGCGCGTGAATCCGTGCAACGTAAGTCACCGATGTCCGGTGGCGGTATGCCGGGTAAGTTGGCCGACTGTTCAAGCAAGGACCCGGAAGAATGCGAATTGTTCCTTGTCGAGGGTGACTCGGCAGGTGGTTCTGCCAAGCAAGGCCGCGACCGTAGATTCCAGGCTATTCTGCCGCTTCGCGGTAAAATCCTGAATGTTGAAAAGGCCATGTGGCATAAAGCGTTCGAGAGTGATGAAGTCAACAATATTATTCAGGCTCTCGGCATCCGTTTCGGTGTGGACGGCGAAGACAGCAAGGAAGCAAATATCGATAAGTTGAGATATAAGAAGGTGATTATCATGACCGATGCCGACGTCGATGGTTCTCACATCGACACGTTGATCATGACGCTCTTCTTCCGCTACTTCCCGCAGGTTATCCGCAACGGCTATCTGTATATCGCCACTCCGCCCCTCTACCTCTGCAAAAAAGGTAAAGTGGAGGAATATTGCTGGACAGACCAACAACGCCAGAAGTTTATCGATACCTATGGCGGTGGCTCGGAAAATGCCGTGCACACACAACGTTACAAAGGTTTGGGTGAAATGAACCCGGAACAGTTGTGGAGCACAACCATGAATCCGGAAAACCGTATGCTGAAACAGATAAGCATTGAGAATGCTGCTGAAGTAGACTACGTCTTCTCTATGCTTATGGGCGAAGATGTTGGCCCACGTCGTGAATTCATTGAGAAGAACGCAACATATGCAAATATAGATGCATAAGAAAAAACAGTGACTAATGATTAACGATTAGTGATTAGTCACTGAATAACACGTTTTTATTAACCAACCTCACATCTTACAACGAAGAAACGCCGGATGGACAGGAAAATCCTGTTATCCGGCGTTTTTCTTTTCAGCTCACGAAATAGAGAAATCCGCCTGTGATATGGTTCCGTACTATCCTTACAACAGATTCTGTTTCTTCATCTCTTCTGCCACCAATTCCAGTTCAGCATACCAATCCTCACCGAACTTACGTATCAACGGTTCTTTCAGAAACCTGTATACCGGCAGATTCTCTTTCCGCCCCAGCAATACGGCGGCTTTACACACATCCCAACGGTTATAATTCACTGCCTTATAAACTCCGTAATTTCCTACCCTGATCGGATACAAATGACAGGAAACAGGTTTGTAGAAATCTGTCTTTCCGTCCCGGTAAGCCTTCTCTATGGCGCAATAGCAACAGCCTTTCTCATCATAACAAGTAAAAACACAATCCTTGTTGTTGACAATGGAGGTCACCAAATCACCCTCACAATCAGTATACACTACACCATGTTTCTCTATAACGGCACGTGCCTCGGGAGCAAGTTCTTCCCAAATCACAGGCAGTACTTCTTCCAGCTTTTCTATTTCATCCAGTTCCACCGGAGCCCCGGCATCTCCCTCAACACAACAAGCACCCTTGCAGGCATCCAGATTGCATATAAACTTTTCACGCAGCACATCAAAGCTCACCACTACATCACCTATCTGTATCATTTCCTATAAAAAATTAATTGCGGATGCAAAGATAACACTTTGTTCCGCAATTAATAAGCACAGATTACCTATTTATCGAATGCCAGGATATAAGCCCCGGTCTTATCCACGAAGCCGCTCACATAAGAACCGTCATCTTTTACGCGAGCATAGCAATATGCCAGCCCATTAAAGAAGTTCCTTATCGAGGCATTGGTCTTTCCCTGCCCGATATGAACAGTTCCCTTCGGATCAATGATTGCCTTGCCGCCTATTTTGCGATAATCATTGCCTGCCCCAACCGCAGAAAGTCCCTCCAGGAAGACCAGTTCAATAAGTCCGTCACGCTGCGGCATTACAAAGTCCGCACTGAAACCAGGCACAGGTTTCAGATCTTTATCAAGCAGCAATACCTTGCGATTATCATCGCGGGCGTATGCATAACCATCTTTAAAGGGACACAAACGGTTGAACTCACCTCCATACGGTTTTCCGGTTTTGTCAATCATCTGATACAATCCATTAGACGTCTGCACAACCACATACCCTTCACTGAAACGATATGGACGTTCCTTAAAAGCAGGCTCAATCATCACATTTCCGGCAGTGTCTATAAATCCCCAGCGCTCTTTCTGCAACTCCTTATCCACTACCAATACAGCTGCCAGACCTTCACTAAAGTCATCAACTTCCTTATACACAGGAGTTATCGCCAACTTACCGCTTCTATCATAAAAGCCCCACAACCCCTTTTCCGCATCAAAGAAAGCCGCCAACCCATCACAGAAATCGCGCGGTACGGCACTATCATCCAGATACTCTTTGCTGGCACGTGCCAAACCGGGATAAATTTCCTTTCCCAATGTATCAATATAGATTACAGACGTTTTATAGTTAACCATCTTCCGAACCAACGCGCGGCCATCTTTAAAATCGGACACTCTGGAATAAGTCTCAGGCAATGGAGTTTCCTTACCCGTTTTATCAATAATGAAAAAACGCGTTTTATAATTTACTTCCTTTGTAACAACCGCATATCCGTGATCGAAAGCACAAGTCTGATCATACCGTCCCTTATACTTGCAAGGTATCACCCGTTCTCCTTTCTTATTAATGTATCCCCAAAGGTGAGTTTCGGCATCTTCTACCCACAACATATCATCGCTGAAACATTCCATATCAGAGTGTACGGCCAATCCGCTTATCCAAATAGTGGCGGGCGTCAAATGGGGTACAGCGTAGCCAGTCGCCGCTTCTTCCTGCTTCGGCAGAACGGCGGGCTTTTCAACCTGCGCTTCGGTTTGCTTTTCATCTTTTTGCTCTACCACCCCTACTTTCTCAGCTGCTTTCTTCATCTTTCCTAAGAAACCTTGGGCAGATATTTGCGTACACGGTAACGCAAATAAACATACCATTACCAATAATCTTTCTCTTTTCATAATCGTCAATTTAAAGTTTCATTACTAATCAACAAAATTAACGGGGAAAAGAAAAAGAAAAGAAGCATACGGTCAAAAGAAGAAGCATTTCAACAAAAGTAGGAAAAACTACGTTTACGAAAAGAACTTTATGGGATATGTTATTATGATCAACTGTTTACCATCTTCCCTACACAACCGACAACTACCTTGGAGGATTTCCAGATACAGGCAGTTTTTGGTATACTGAATTTCATGATCCGACTTCGCCAGATTCCGAAAAATCCGGGCACACGCAACATTCCCCAAAACAAGCAACATGACAAACAGAATAGTTTCATTTCATCAATTGTGTGTATTATCTGCAAAGATAGTCTTTTAGAGAAATAGCCATCGGAATATAAAAAAAGAGATGCCTCAGAGAGCAGAAATACTCCCGGGACATCTCCTTTTATAAAATATCGTAAATTATAGTTTACTTAATCAAGTCTTTTCCTGTCATATCAGCCGGCTGCGCCATACCCAGAATGTGAAGGATAGAAGGAGCAACATCTGCCAAAACACCATTCTCAACTTTAGCGTTCTTGTTCTCGGTTACATAAACAAAAGGAACCGGATTCAGAGAGTGAGCAGTGTTCGGAGTGCCGTCTTCGTTCAGTGCATGGTCTGCATTACCGTGGTCAGCGATGATGATTACTTCATAATCGTTAGCTTTGGCTGCTTCTACCGTATCTTTCACACATTCGTCAATAGCTTTTACAGCTTTCTCGATAGCACTATAAATACCGGTATGTCCTACCATATCACCGTTAGCGTAGTTCACAACAATGAAATCGAACTTCTGAGTGTTGATAGCTTCCACCAATTTATCCTTTACTTCGTAAGCACTCATCTCCGGTTTCAGGTCGTAAGTCGCTACTTTCGGAGACGGAACCAGGATGCGCTCTTCAGCGTCATACGGAGTTTCACGACCACCGTTGAAGAAAAAAGTTACGTGAGCATACTTTTCCGTTTCAGCAATGTGCAATTGAGTCTTGCCTTGAGCTGCCAGATATTCTCCCAATGTATTCTGAACATTTTCCTTATCGAAAAGAACATGTACGCCTTTGAAAGATGCATCATACGGAGTCATGCAGTAGTATTGCAAGCCCGGAATGGTGTGCATACCCTGTTCCGGCATATCTTGTTGAGTCAGCACTACGGTCAACTCTTTCGCACGGTCGTTACGATAGTTGAAGAAGATAACTACATCACCTTCCTTAATGGTTCCGTCGAAGTTACCATTTACAATCGGCTTGATGAATTCGTCCGTCACACCTTCGTCATAAGATTCCTGCATAGCCTGAACCATATCGGTAGCTACTTTACCTTCGCCGTTTACCAGCAAGTCATAAGCCACTTTCACACGTTCCCAGCGTTTGTCGCGATCCATTGCATAGAAACGACCTACGATAGAAGCAATCTTACCTGCTGACTTTTCGCAATGTGCAGTCAGTTCTTCAATAAAGCCCTTACCACTCTTCGGATCGGTATCGCGTCCATCCATGAAGCAGTGAACAAAAGTATTATCCACACCATATTCTTTGGCAATATCGCAAAGTTTGAATAAGTGGTCGAATGAGCTGTGTACGCCACCGTTGGAAGTCAATCCCATGAAGTGAACGTTCTTACCGTTTTCTTTGGCATAAGTGAAGGCGGCAACGATTCCCGGGTTCTTCAGAATGCTATTGTCGGCACATGCACGGTTAATCTTTACCAGATCCTGGTATACGATACGTCCGGCGCCAATATTAAGGTGTCCTACTTCCGAGTTACCCATCTGACCGTCGGGCAAACCTACGTCTTCACCGCTTGCCTGAAGCTGTGAGTGAGGATATGCTGTCAGCAGACTGTCCCAGTACGGAGTAGGTGTATTGAAAATCACGTCGTCTTTCCCCTGATCGCCGATACCCCAGCCATCAAGAATCATTAAAAGGGCTTTCTTACTCATAATATTAATTGATTTTAAATGTACAATCTTTAACCTTAACAAAAACGTTCTTTATAGGGAGAACGATTTTTCCGGCTGCAAAGGTACAAAAAAGCACGGTTAAAGCGTACTGTTTCAAATGATTTATGTACTTTTGTCGCGCTTTAAAAAACAAAAAACAAGAAATATGGACGATTCAAACCCACGAACGTGCAATAGTATTTATAATTAAAGCGAACAGAGACGTTGCCCGCAATGCCTCAGTTCGTTCCTAAAGAAAGGAGGCCATTACGATGAGAACGTACCTTTATTCTGAAGCCGGCTTTATAGAAAAGTCGCAATGGATGCCCAATAGCTGGGTAAACGTTGAATGCCCCGATGACAATGATTTTGATTTCCTCACCCAAGAGTTGAAAGTTCCGGAATCTTTTTTGGAAGATATCGCCGATGCGGATGAACGCCCGCGTACGGAAACGGAAGGCAACTGGTTGCTCACCATCCTGCGTATCCCGATGCAAAGCAGTCAGCATGGCATTCCCTTTATCACCGTGCCAATAGGCATCATTACCAATAATGAAATTATCGTATCGGTATGTTACCACAAGACTGAACTCATCTCGGATTTTATCCAACATACACGTCGCAAAGGTATCGTAGTGAACAATAAGCTGGACTTGATCCTGCGGATGATTTATTCTTCCGCTGTCTGGTTTTTGAAGTATCTGAAACAGATAAACAATGATGTAGCCAATGCGGAAAAAGAGTTGGAGAAAAGTATCCGCAATGAAGACTTGCTCCGTCTGATGAAGTTGCAAAAAACCCTTGTCTACTTCAACACTTCCATCCGCGGAAATGAAGTGATGATCGGGCGATTGAAGAATATCTTCCAGGATACCGACTATCTGGATATGGAGCTGTTGGAGGATGTAGTCATTGAACTAAAACAGGCATACAATACCGTAAACATTTACAGCGACATCCTGACAGGAACGATGGATGCTTTTGCCTCCATTATTTCCAACAACGTCAATGCTATCATGAAACGCATGACGAGCCTTTCCATCACGCTCATGATACCGACACTGATAGCCAGTTTCTACGGCATGAACGTGGATATTCACCTGGAAGGTTTCCCGTATGCTTTCATATTCATTATCCTGATCTCCGTAATATTATCGGCAGGAACATTTATCTGGTTCAGGAAGATTAAGTGGTTCTAAAATACCATTACCGCATTTGTTTTTGTATTGAAGATGGTGTAGTCGCGGTTTCGTGACTATCATCATCTTCTTCTTTTATTTCCTCCTCCACCTTGTCCGCTTTATCCACCTTGTCCGCTCCGGCAGCAGTAGGTTGCGTTTTCCAGGTAAGGCGCGTTGTCATAACAGAAGGTTTAGTACCGGAAGGTTTCATGAAGCTGTCCATCCAGGAGTCGTCAGCATCGTCAACATTCTTCAGGTTCGTAGCTACCGAAGATTGAAGTACAGGAGATTGGGATGCGGAAGACATCTGTACCGGCTGATTCGGAGCGTTCAGCAGGAAAGCATACGTATTCTTCGTATCCTTCAAGGCACTCGAAGTTTTGAAGAAAGTAACTAGATTCATGATCACCAGAAAGACAGCCGCAATGGGCGCAAGAGCTATGATAATCGCCAGTCGAATCAGCAACATCAGGAAGGGATAAAAAAGGCTGTCAATGATATCATTGCTGATCACCCGCACTTCTCTTGAAGATTTTGTGGACTTAAAAGCCGAAGGAATGCCGCCAATACCTGCATATATCCACGCATTCATGGCATCACCGGTAGATTGCCAGATGGAAAAGCCCAGTATCATGAAAGCCAATACGAAGATGCACTTTATCAGCGCCCATACTTTCCGTCTGCCCAAAGTAGATAGTTCCTCTTCTGCGGCTTTCAAATTACAGTCGTAGCACAAAGGTTTGCCATCATAAGAATAAACAGAACTATTCAGACAGTTCTGACATAACCCCACTCCACAAGATGCGCAGGTGGCGACAGCGTAGTCATTCAAATGTTTATAGCAATTCATAGCAGTGTCTTTCTTTGTGTACAAAGATATACAAAGAAAGACACTTTACCTAATACGACGTCAGTTTTATTTTTCCGCTTCGTATATTTCCTTTACTTCACTTGCACTTAACACACGTGTATCATAAACCCGAAGATTATCAATACTCATGGAAAGAGCATTCAGCGTTGTAGTAGAGTTTCGTTTCATCGTACCGCCAAGTTGGAACTTAACACCATGATGGAGTGGAACCACGCAAACCGTATAGTGGTACACTAAATATTCGTATTTCTCCGGATGTTCACGGAAGAATAGCTGCTCTTGCACAAGAAGCCGGGACTACGATTAATGGTTATATCAAACAAGCCTTAGAAAATCAACTGAAGATGGCCCATTAGAATGACCTCTATCCCCTTACATGAGGCGGTCAATAAGTAACATTACAAGTGACCCACTGGAGTTGTTCGCTCGAACGACTTCAGTTAATCAATCGAACGACTCCGGTTATTCACTCGAACAAATCCAGTCGGTCATTTATAAACAAACAAGTGAAAGGCACGAAGAAAGGGATATTCGTCCGTGAGAAGCACATCTCAGAAGATAAGAAGAAACAACCCGGTGAAGCGATGACTGAAAGCTGAAAACAATCCTTCAGGACGTGCTTTCAGCTGAAAGGCCGATAAACAGGGAGATAATGAAAACTGAAAGCACTGAGACAATGGAAAATATTTCAAAACGATTGCCCATATTCTATCCCTTCGACCTGAAAAATTCGCAAATAATACGTATGTTTGCGCCAAAATAGGTCAATGAACATGAAAATACACAGGAATTTAATACTTGTATGCCTGCTCCTCATGGCATCAATCTCTTACGCGCAGTCCGAAACCATCGTCGTAGGAAAGAAAGCGGACGGAACGGACTTAAAAGCACAGTGCTACACTTTTCCGCAGCGGGTGGAAACTTTCTCCATGAGTGATAAAGGCGATTATCTCTGCGTCAGTTTCAGGGAAACCACTAAAAGCGGCAAGTATCTGAAGAATAAAGGAGAAATAGGTTTCTATGACACAAAGAGCAGTCAACTCCTATGGAAACAGCCGATTGACTTCAGCAAATCACGGATAACTTGTCTTTCGGAAGGGGTCTTGATAACTGAAATCGGCAGCAAGATATCATTGCTCAGTAGAGAGACAGGAGCAAAGAGATGGGAAGCCAATTTATTTCCGGTATATGTGGACGATTCATTGGGATTGGTCTTAGGTTATAACTCCCCTACCTCCAACAAACTCCGCGCTGTCAACTTGAAATTCGGTAACGATTTGTGGGAAAACAAAATACCTCATCAATACGGTTGGAACGAAGTTCTTGATCTGGAACAAAATAAACGCCTGATTGTAGCGGATGCATTGCATAAGCTGGATTTCATGACCGGAGAGTTACTGACCTATCCGGGAAAACCGGGAGCTCATGATACAAAAGCGGCATTGTTGCAAGGACTAGCCGCCGTAGCAGTCGGAGTAGCCGGTGGCGTAGCAACCGGTGGTGCCTATTATTACAGCTATGTTCCCATTGCCAATAATACAATCACGGGGTTGACTTCCAATATACTATCTCAGGATTCAGTTTATTACTGGGCAGACCGTCAACACATCTCCTGTATGGACACGGCTTTCAACGTAGTGTGGCAAACAGAGTTTCCTGATGTGAAAGCTTCCCGCTCTCAACTTTTCGTGCAAGATGGTAAGTTATTCATGCTGAATTACGGCTACGGATTACGCGAAGGAGCAAGTCGCAAGAAATATGGGCGCCCATTTATAGCCTGTTATAACTTGCTAAACGGAGAAGAAATCTTCTTCAACCAACTAAGTGTAAAGAAAGATATGATTGAAGATGCCCTGCGGACTGATGACGCACTCTACATGCTGTTCGATGACGGAATGGCTTATCAAGAACTGACGGATTCTGTCGTAAATATTGTACCTTGGGATACCAAGCAATACGGTAAGCTGGAAGCGATG encodes the following:
- the gpmI gene encoding 2,3-bisphosphoglycerate-independent phosphoglycerate mutase, producing the protein MSKKALLMILDGWGIGDQGKDDVIFNTPTPYWDSLLTAYPHSQLQASGEDVGLPDGQMGNSEVGHLNIGAGRIVYQDLVKINRACADNSILKNPGIVAAFTYAKENGKNVHFMGLTSNGGVHSSFDHLFKLCDIAKEYGVDNTFVHCFMDGRDTDPKSGKGFIEELTAHCEKSAGKIASIVGRFYAMDRDKRWERVKVAYDLLVNGEGKVATDMVQAMQESYDEGVTDEFIKPIVNGNFDGTIKEGDVVIFFNYRNDRAKELTVVLTQQDMPEQGMHTIPGLQYYCMTPYDASFKGVHVLFDKENVQNTLGEYLAAQGKTQLHIAETEKYAHVTFFFNGGRETPYDAEERILVPSPKVATYDLKPEMSAYEVKDKLVEAINTQKFDFIVVNYANGDMVGHTGIYSAIEKAVKAIDECVKDTVEAAKANDYEVIIIADHGNADHALNEDGTPNTAHSLNPVPFVYVTENKNAKVENGVLADVAPSILHILGMAQPADMTGKDLIK
- a CDS encoding type II toxin-antitoxin system HicB family antitoxin, producing the protein MSPDVHGRIAALAQEAGTTINGYIKQALENQLKMAH
- a CDS encoding magnesium transporter CorA family protein, translating into MRTYLYSEAGFIEKSQWMPNSWVNVECPDDNDFDFLTQELKVPESFLEDIADADERPRTETEGNWLLTILRIPMQSSQHGIPFITVPIGIITNNEIIVSVCYHKTELISDFIQHTRRKGIVVNNKLDLILRMIYSSAVWFLKYLKQINNDVANAEKELEKSIRNEDLLRLMKLQKTLVYFNTSIRGNEVMIGRLKNIFQDTDYLDMELLEDVVIELKQAYNTVNIYSDILTGTMDAFASIISNNVNAIMKRMTSLSITLMIPTLIASFYGMNVDIHLEGFPYAFIFIILISVILSAGTFIWFRKIKWF
- a CDS encoding DUF3109 family protein; the protein is MIQIGDVVVSFDVLREKFICNLDACKGACCVEGDAGAPVELDEIEKLEEVLPVIWEELAPEARAVIEKHGVVYTDCEGDLVTSIVNNKDCVFTCYDEKGCCYCAIEKAYRDGKTDFYKPVSCHLYPIRVGNYGVYKAVNYNRWDVCKAAVLLGRKENLPVYRFLKEPLIRKFGEDWYAELELVAEEMKKQNLL
- a CDS encoding PQQ-like beta-propeller repeat protein is translated as MASISYAQSETIVVGKKADGTDLKAQCYTFPQRVETFSMSDKGDYLCVSFRETTKSGKYLKNKGEIGFYDTKSSQLLWKQPIDFSKSRITCLSEGVLITEIGSKISLLSRETGAKRWEANLFPVYVDDSLGLVLGYNSPTSNKLRAVNLKFGNDLWENKIPHQYGWNEVLDLEQNKRLIVADALHKLDFMTGELLTYPGKPGAHDTKAALLQGLAAVAVGVAGGVATGGAYYYSYVPIANNTITGLTSNILSQDSVYYWADRQHISCMDTAFNVVWQTEFPDVKASRSQLFVQDGKLFMLNYGYGLREGASRKKYGRPFIACYNLLNGEEIFFNQLSVKKDMIEDALRTDDALYMLFDDGMAYQELTDSVVNIVPWDTKQYGKLEAMLPGTLYAANKDTTAFQSLAYNGEHCLVYNDQGVIYEVDKNLNIGKTYERERIYSPSIQLKDYLCIGNRGDYWFIHEMGMPVAHLQTDFKKGQVIDNKLLLLNNENQFLFIDLDEAIE
- a CDS encoding WG repeat-containing protein; this encodes MKRERLLVMVCLFALPCTQISAQGFLGKMKKAAEKVGVVEQKDEKQTEAQVEKPAVLPKQEEAATGYAVPHLTPATIWISGLAVHSDMECFSDDMLWVEDAETHLWGYINKKGERVIPCKYKGRYDQTCAFDHGYAVVTKEVNYKTRFFIIDKTGKETPLPETYSRVSDFKDGRALVRKMVNYKTSVIYIDTLGKEIYPGLARASKEYLDDSAVPRDFCDGLAAFFDAEKGLWGFYDRSGKLAITPVYKEVDDFSEGLAAVLVVDKELQKERWGFIDTAGNVMIEPAFKERPYRFSEGYVVVQTSNGLYQMIDKTGKPYGGEFNRLCPFKDGYAYARDDNRKVLLLDKDLKPVPGFSADFVMPQRDGLIELVFLEGLSAVGAGNDYRKIGGKAIIDPKGTVHIGQGKTNASIRNFFNGLAYCYARVKDDGSYVSGFVDKTGAYILAFDK